The proteins below are encoded in one region of Argonema galeatum A003/A1:
- a CDS encoding anthranilate synthase component II: protein MIIVIDNYDSFTYNLVQYLGELGSEFLVAADIQVYRNDQISLEQIKELQPAGVVISPGPGRPEDAGISPELIAQLGPSLPILGVCLGHQGIGLVFGGNIVSAPELMHGKTSPVHHTGVGVFEGVESPLTATRYHSLVIDRQSCPEVLEITAWVDDGTIMGVRHRNYPHIEGVQFHPESILTTSGKQLLRNFLKRL, encoded by the coding sequence TTGATTATTGTCATCGATAATTACGATAGTTTCACCTACAATCTGGTTCAATATCTTGGCGAACTCGGATCTGAGTTTCTGGTAGCAGCTGATATTCAGGTTTACCGTAACGACCAAATTTCCCTGGAGCAAATTAAAGAACTACAACCAGCTGGAGTGGTGATTTCTCCTGGGCCGGGGCGACCGGAAGATGCCGGGATTTCCCCAGAATTGATCGCACAGCTTGGCCCCAGCCTACCGATTTTAGGAGTTTGCTTGGGTCATCAAGGCATAGGTCTGGTATTTGGCGGTAATATTGTCTCTGCCCCAGAACTAATGCACGGTAAAACCTCTCCGGTACATCACACTGGTGTTGGCGTTTTCGAGGGGGTGGAAAGTCCGCTGACGGCAACGCGGTATCACAGTTTGGTAATCGATCGCCAAAGTTGCCCAGAAGTGCTGGAAATTACAGCCTGGGTTGATGACGGTACGATTATGGGTGTGCGGCATCGTAACTATCCGCACATCGAGGGTGTGCAATTTCACCCAGAAAGTATTTTGACGACTTCTGGGAAGCAGTTACTGAGAAATTTCCTCAAACGGTTGTAA
- a CDS encoding MBL fold metallo-hydrolase codes for MKRRQLMRYAGASLLAAVGTTWASGFQSYRSQTGGSLSMQWLGHTCFLFAGNNQRILVNPFRTLGCTAKYRSSKLPSDVVLISSQLFDEGSVEGLPGNPKIIYEPGVYQYNGIQYQGIRTNHDRMGGRQFGTNTAWRWTQAGISILHLGGAAAPIEIEQKILMGRPDVLLIPVGGGAKAYTPQEAKQAIQTLNPKLVIPTHYRTQAAEDSSCDIVSLDEFLKLMDGMTVLRTNSDTFTLSSADLPANGTAIKVFSYKF; via the coding sequence ATGAAACGGCGACAGTTGATGCGCTACGCTGGGGCGAGTTTGCTCGCGGCTGTAGGAACTACCTGGGCTTCAGGATTTCAAAGTTATCGATCGCAGACAGGTGGCTCGCTGTCGATGCAGTGGCTGGGTCATACTTGCTTTTTGTTTGCTGGTAATAACCAGCGCATCTTGGTAAATCCATTTCGGACGCTGGGCTGTACGGCTAAATATCGATCGTCTAAACTACCATCTGATGTAGTGCTGATTAGCAGCCAGTTATTCGATGAAGGCTCCGTGGAAGGGCTGCCCGGTAATCCCAAAATAATCTACGAGCCTGGTGTTTATCAGTACAACGGTATACAGTACCAAGGCATTCGGACAAACCACGATCGCATGGGCGGACGCCAATTTGGTACAAATACAGCTTGGCGCTGGACTCAAGCCGGAATCAGTATCCTGCACTTAGGTGGAGCCGCTGCGCCAATTGAGATTGAGCAGAAAATTTTGATGGGGCGTCCCGATGTGCTGCTAATCCCTGTAGGTGGTGGAGCTAAAGCTTATACGCCCCAGGAAGCTAAGCAGGCGATCCAAACCCTTAATCCGAAGCTGGTGATTCCCACCCATTACCGCACGCAGGCAGCTGAGGATTCTAGTTGCGATATTGTGTCTCTCGACGAGTTCCTGAAGTTGATGGATGGTATGACTGTACTCAGGACTAATAGCGACACCTTTACACTCAGTTCTGCTGATTTGCCAGCGAATGGTACTGCGATCAAAGTTTTCAGTTACAAATTTTGA